The Aedes aegypti strain LVP_AGWG chromosome 3, AaegL5.0 Primary Assembly, whole genome shotgun sequence genome contains a region encoding:
- the LOC5574190 gene encoding protein TIS11 — protein MSTAIMHTGAFYDFGDFTLKNQTNSRSTAQMTISTNNNSTNSSSNASSTSNSSSSSPLIGSNGHLAASSQILLQQNISVAVAHQQQQQQQQHHHQQHHQHHQHNQHQQNHHSQHHHPHSHQQHHSHQHQQQHPQQQQANARQLLLHNALTRTTSHPVGASATASSATAAATMESLMELLRMSTAANAALVQSNGGNARAVAGSNNNVAAAAVAALVTSSSGGGVASSGAGGGGGGGHRKLERTQSEPLPQQVNTSRYKTELCRPFEEAGECKYGDKCQFAHGMQELRNLQRHPKYKTELCRTFHSVGFCPYGPRCHFVHNAEEARNHNRSVAAYHAQLAAAAAAAAANSNGQSQQQSSNAAAAAAAAALQQAQLQQTAAALLQQHKQQQHQQQQQHQQQQHQLPLSPALSMSTGSDRASPIGSLSLSPTTSMASFFPEQGSPTFPPTSSSASGAAGQGAFNFPASPPASPIDGGHSPMTTPPPPSPSLVMSACPSKGAQGVDSVEARLPVFNRLSSAVDAFNNLMI, from the exons AATCAAACAAATTCCAGGAGCACCGCGCAAATGACAATATCGACAAACAACAACAGCACAAACTCTAGCAGTAACGCCTCCAGcaccagcaacagcagcagtagCAGTCCACTGATTGGTAGCAATGGCCATCTCGCTGCCAGCAGTCAAATTCTACTTCAGCAGAACATCAGTGTGGCTGTAGCGcatcaacagcagcaacagcaacagcaacaccATCATCAGCAACACCACCAGCATCATCAGCACAATCAGCATCAGCAGAACCACCATAGTCAGCATCATCATCCGCATTCGCACCAGCAGCACCACAGTCACCAGCACCAGCAACAGCACCCACAGCAACAGCAGGCCAATGCAAGGCAGCTACTGCTGCACAATGCCCTCACCCGGACAACGTCACATCCGGTGGGAGCTTCGGCCACTGCTTCGTCGGCCACGGCCGCCGCAACGATGGAATCGTTGATGGAACTGCTGCGAATGTCCACGGCAGCCAATGCCGCGCTGGTGCAATCGAACGGCGGAAATGCTAGGGCCGTTGCCGGAAGTAACAATAATGTTGCGGCGGCAGCAGTGGCCGCCCTGGTGACTTCGTCATCGGGGGGTGGAGTGGCCAGTAGTGGtgctggtggtggtggtggcggAGGCCACCGAAAGTTGGAACGTACGCAGTCGGAGCCGCTACCGCAGCAGGTCAATACCTCGAG ATACAAAACCGAGCTGTGCCGACCGTTCGAGGAAGCGGGTGAGTGTAAGTACGGTGACAAGTGCCAGTTCGCGCACGGCATGCAGGAACTGCGCAATCTCCAGCGTCATCCAAAGTACAAGACCGAGCTGTGCCGTACGTTCCACAGTGTGGGCTTCTGTCCGTATGGACCCCGGTGCCACTTTGTGCACAATGCCGAAGAGGCCCGAAACCATAACCGTTCGGTGGCCGCCTATCATGCTCAATTGGCTGCGGCCGCTGCTGCCGCTGCAGCAAACTCCAACGGCCAAAGTCAGCAGCAGTCTTCAAATGCAGCAGCCGCGGCCGCTGCAGCTGCCTTACAACAAGCTCAACTTCAGCAGACTGCAGCAGCCTTGCTTCAGCAACACAAGCAACAACAAcatcagcaacagcagcagcaccaACAACAACAGCATCAACTCCCACTCAGTCCGGCCCTGTCGATGTCCACCGGATCGGACCGTGCTTCCCCGATTGGATCGCTTTCGTTATCGCCAACGACCTCGATGGCCAGCTTCTTCCCCGAACAGGGCAGCCCAACATTCCCGCCGACGTCGTCGTCCGCTTCCGGTGCCGCTGGGCAGGGTGCCTTCAATTTCCCGGCATCGCCACCGGCTAGTCCCATCGATGGTGGCCACTCGCCAATGACCACTCCTCCGCCACCTTCCCCATCGTTGGTGATGTCCGCCTGTCCCAGCAAGGGTGCCCAAGGAGTCGATTCGGTTGAAGCCCGACTTCCGGTGTTCAACCGCCTCAGTTCCGCTGTAGATGCCTTCAACAACCTGATGATCTAG